The Gordonia mangrovi genome includes the window GCCGTCATCCCCGGTGGCCTCGTGCACGAAGAGTTCAACGATCTCGACGTCGAATGCGTCTGCGTGGTCACCCGCAACAGCGAACAACCCGTGGTCCGCAACGTCTGAGCGACCCCGGTTCACCCCACAGCTCACCAGGAGTTCCCCATGAACGCGATCCCCGCGTTGGTCCAAGACGTCCTCGACCGCCTCGGCATCCCCGACGCCGACGTCACCTCGGCGCGCACCATGCCGACCGAGGTCTACACATCCGAAGAGTTCTACGAGTTCGAGAAGGAGGCCATCTTCGCCAAGGAGTGGCTGTGTCTCGGGCACATCAGCCAGGTACCCAACCCCGGTGACTTCTATGCGATCACCATCGGCGACGAACCGCTCATCGTGGTGCGCGACCGCGACGAGCAGATCCGGGTGATGTCGGCGATCTGCCAGCACCGCGCGTATCCGGTGATCGACAGCAAGGAGCAGGGCAACACCAAACAGTTCCGCTGCCCGTATCACTACTGGGCCTACGACCTCACCGGTCAGCTCAAGGCGGCGCCGGAGATGAAGGAGACCTGCCCGATCGCCGAGCTCCGCAAGGAGACCGCACTACCCAACCTGAAGGTGGAGATCTGGCACGGGATGATCTTCGCGAACATGGATCTCGACGCCGAACCGCTGGCACCGCAACTCACCAAGCTGCATGGCGAGATGGAGATCTTCGACGTCGCGAACCTGGAGATCACCGGCGAGCAGGAGTTCACCGGACTGCCCTGGAACTGGAAGGGCATGCACGAGAACGCACTCGAGCCCTATCACACGTCGTTCGTGCACATGGGCTACCACGACATCGCGCCGGCCTCGATGGCCGAGTTCGTGGAGTTCGAGGACACCGACAACGTGATCATGCATCCCACCAACTACCGGTACATGGATGCGGGCTTCAACCCGACCGGCAAGGCGATCCTGCCGATCCTGCCGGGCCTCGACGAGGAGCATCGCAGCCGCATCATGTTCGCCTCGGTGCTGCCGACGGTGTTCTTCGCGCTGAGTCCCGAGCAGGTGTTCTACTTCCTGATCATCCCGGAGAGCGCCAACTCGATGACCTTGAAGGTGGCCTGGCTGTTCCCGGCCGAGACCAAGAAGGCGGCCGGCTTCGACTGGGCCTTCGAGATGCAGAACGCGGTCAACCAGGTGATCAACGACCAGGACATGGTGACCAACGAGCGTATGCAGAACGGGCAGCGCTCGCGCTACGCCAAGCGCGGTCGCTACAGCTGGCAGGAGACCACGCTGCCGCAGGTCAACCGGTGGCTGGCGCTGCGGTATCAGGCGCACGCCAAGTCGCAGTCCTACGGTGCCTGAATTCTGCCGACCAGGGAGGTCACCGCTATGTCTGTCGGTGAATTGTCAAGAGTGACAACACGACAAACGGTCTCGGCCCCGGCGGGGCGGCCGACCGGGGCGAGTGCCGGTCGTGCGGGCGCGCTGCCCGCGATGGTGCGCAGCCTGGCATGGGTGATGGCGTCGCTGGTCGTGGTGGTGGCCCTCTTCGAGGGCGCGAAGTGGGCCTTCGGGGTCTCCGACATCACCATGCCGCACAGCTGGTCCATCGCGGCCGCATTCGGCGCGGAGACGCCGTCCGGTCAGGTCCGCTGGATGGCGCTGGCCGAGAGTGTGGGCGTGACATTGCAGCAGTCGCTGGTCGGCGTCCTGCTGGGTCTGCTCGTCGGGGCGCTGCTGGGGATCATCACCGCGAAGTCCCAGTTCACGTCGCGGACCCTCACCCCGGTGCTGGTGGCGAGTCAGACACTGCCGCTGGTGGCGATCGTGCCCGCGCTGGTGATCCTGTTGGGCGAGGGCTGGTTCGCCCGCGCGGTGATCGCCGCGATGCTCGCGTTCTTCCCCGTGTACGTGGCGGTGGCCCGATCGATCACCGACATCCCGATCGATCAGCGAAAGCTGTTCGAGAGCTTGGGTTTCTCGCGAGGACGCACGTTTCTGAGCCTCGAACTGCCGCAGGTGACGTTGGCCGCCGTGGCGACAGTCCGGACCGCCACCGCACTCGCGGTCACCGGCTCCATCGTCGCCGAATTGCCCAGCGGGACATCGGATGGCATCGCCGCGACGATGCTGACCGCCGCCTCCTACTACCTGACCGACCCGGAAGCACTGTGGTGCTCGGCGCTGGTCGCGATGGCCGGCGGGGTGCTGCTGGTGTTCGTGTTGTCGGCGCTCGCGTCGATCGCCGCCCGACTCGCCCTCCGCACGCCGCCCGAGACAAGGAACGTCCGATGAGCCCCTTCCCCACCTTCGAACCGACCGTCGACGTGTCGGCGTCGGGTGCACGCGCCACCACCGACATCGCTGTGCCGAACGCGATCTCGCTGGACGCGGTCACCAAGTACTACGGCGACACCCTGATCCTGGACTCGATCGATCATGTCGTGGAGGCCGGATCGTTCGTCTCGCTGATCGGCCCGTCCGGCTGCGGCAAGTCGACGCTGCTGCGCATGATCGCCGACCTCGAACCGGTGTCGGGTGGAAGCGTCCGCATCGGCGCCCGCACGCCGGATGAGTGCCGGCGCGACCATGCGATGTCCATGGTGTTCCAGAGCCCGAATCTGGTGCCGTGGCGGTCGGTGCGCCGCAACGTCGAACTCCCGCTGGAGGCGATGGGAGTGAGTGCGAGCCGCCGCGCCGCCCTCGCCGACGCCGAACTGGCGAAGGTCGGCCTGGACGGTTACGGCGATGCCCATCCCCGCACGCTGTCCGGCGGCATGGCCCAACGCGCGGCCATCGCCCGGGCGCTGGTGACCGATCCGGGCATCGTGCTGATGGACGAGCCGTTCGGTGCGCTCGACGAGATCCTGCGCGAACGGCTCAACTACGAATTGCACGATCTGTGGGCCACCACCGGCAAGACGATCGTGTTCGTCACCCACAGCATCGCCGAGGCGGTGGCGCTGTCCACCGACATCGTGGTGATGGGTCGCAATCCGGGCCGGATCGTCAGCCATCTCCCGGTGGATCTGCCGCGTGAGCGCGGACCGCATCTGGCCGAATCCGAACGGTTCTTCCAGATCACCACCGAGGTGCGACGGCTGCTGGCGCTGGCCGCCGGTCCGTCCGGGGCGAGCACATGACCGCCGCCGCACCCGTCCTGCGTGGGCCGGCGGGGCGGTCGGGGCGATCCGGCCGCGGCGCCCGCCGGGTGAGCACCGTGCTGGGACCGATCGCCGTCGTCGTCGCACTCCTGATCGCCTGGCAGATCTGGGTGGAGGCCGCCGGGATCAAGCCGTTCGTGCTGCCCACGCCGGTGGCGGTGTGGGAGGCCTTCGCCGAACGCCCGACGTTCTTCCTCGGGCTCGGGCTGCACACGCTGTATGAGGCGATGGCCGGGCTGCTGGTCGGCGGCCTGGTCGGTGCGGCCTCCGCGGTGCTCGCCTTCCGGGTACGTGCGCTGGGTCGCGGCGCCGAGGTGGTGGCCGCCGCCCTGCTGGCGTTGCCGATGGTGGCGCTGGTGCCGATCGCGAATGTGTTCTTCGGGCTGACACCGGCCTCGCGCATCTTCGTGGTCTCGGTGGCCGTCTACCCGATCGTGCTCAGCTTTCTGTTGCGCGGCCTGCGCGACACCGACCGCGGTCTGGTGGAGGCGTTCCGGTCAATGGCGGTCTCGCCGCTGCAGACGGTGCGGGGTCTCTATCTGCCGTCGATGTTGCCGGCGTGCATGAGTGCACTGCGGGTGGCCATGCCGACCGCCTTCTCCATCGCCATCGTGGCCGAGTTCTTCGGCGGCGAACTCAACACGCTGGGCACGTTCATCAAGTCGTCGGCGGTGCAGTCCCGCGTCGCCGACACCTGGGGCGCCGCACTCGTCGCGTTCGCCTTCGCGCTGGTCCTCTATCTCGTCATCGCGGTGGTCGACCGCCGGGTGCTGCGCTGGCATCCGTCGCGCTCGTCCTGAGCGCAGCATCCCCTACCTCTCTGTCGCAGTAGTCCATTCGAAACCTCAACCGATCTTCGACATCTCAACCGATCAAGGAATTCATCATGTCACTGTTGTCCCCCGGCTCCCGCGCGTCCCGATCGGGCCGAGCCAAGCTCGCCGCAGCTGCTGTCGCGGCAATCTCCGCACTCGGTCTCACCGCCTGCGGAAGCGATTCCGACACCGCCTCCGACGGATCGGTCGAAGTCGTCCTGGGGTGGGTCATCCAACCGGAGTTCGCGTCTGTCTACGCGGCCGACGCGCTGGGCTACTACTCCGACGCCGGCATCGATGTCACCATCCGGCCGGGCGGCCCCGAGGTCAACGCCGAGCAGCTCGTCGGCGCCGGCAGCGCCCAATACGGAATCGACAACGGCAGCAACGTCTTCCTGTCCAACGATGTGGGTACCGATCTGGTGACGCTGGCCCAGTTGGAGCAGGAGACATCGCTGCGCCTGGTGTCGATGGCCGAGGACGGTCTCGAGGGCCCGGAGACGTGGGAGGGCCAACGCATCGGCGTGTGGTCGTCGGCCAACTCCCTGTACGCCTCGCTGGCCAAGCACGGCATCGATCAGAACACCGACGTGACGCTGGTGGAGCAGGGCTTCGACATGTCGCAGTTCCTCAACGGTGAGATCGACATGGCCTCGGCCTACAGCTACAACGAGGTCGGCCAGATCCTGCAGGCCGGCGTCGCACCGGAAGACCTCACCATCTACGACTACGCCGACGACGACACCGCCACGGTGGGGCTGCAGCTGTTCGGCAACGGCGAGTACGTGGCCGCGAATCCCGATGAGGCCGCGGCATTCACCGCGGCGACCATCCGCGGGCAGGTCTACTGCCGGGACAATCCCGACGAGTGCGTGCAATTCGTGGCCGATGCCGGTGCCTCCATCGATCCCGAGTTCATGCGGTGGCAGATGAACGAGGTCAACACCTCGGTCTGGTCCACCGACGTCCCGATCGGCACCATGGACCGCGACCTGTATCAGCAGACCGCCGACGTGCTCACCGAAACCGGTGTGGTGGAAAATGACCCGGATCTCGACGCCATGATGGGAACCGAGATCTACGACGCGGCCGTCGCCCAGCTCACCGACGTCGACCTGACCAACGCGCAGTTCGCACCGATGGAGAACGTTGCCCCGTGAACACCCGAGAAGTCGTCTTCACCAACGTCTATCACCCACTGACCGGCGGTCATGCCGACATCACCGTACCCGTCTCGTCGCCCGCCGCGGCCGGTCCGTCGCGCATCGACGGCTCCAACTTCTGGGCACTGCCGGGCATCTACGACGG containing:
- a CDS encoding aromatic ring-hydroxylating oxygenase subunit alpha produces the protein MNAIPALVQDVLDRLGIPDADVTSARTMPTEVYTSEEFYEFEKEAIFAKEWLCLGHISQVPNPGDFYAITIGDEPLIVVRDRDEQIRVMSAICQHRAYPVIDSKEQGNTKQFRCPYHYWAYDLTGQLKAAPEMKETCPIAELRKETALPNLKVEIWHGMIFANMDLDAEPLAPQLTKLHGEMEIFDVANLEITGEQEFTGLPWNWKGMHENALEPYHTSFVHMGYHDIAPASMAEFVEFEDTDNVIMHPTNYRYMDAGFNPTGKAILPILPGLDEEHRSRIMFASVLPTVFFALSPEQVFYFLIIPESANSMTLKVAWLFPAETKKAAGFDWAFEMQNAVNQVINDQDMVTNERMQNGQRSRYAKRGRYSWQETTLPQVNRWLALRYQAHAKSQSYGA
- a CDS encoding ABC transporter permease, giving the protein MTTRQTVSAPAGRPTGASAGRAGALPAMVRSLAWVMASLVVVVALFEGAKWAFGVSDITMPHSWSIAAAFGAETPSGQVRWMALAESVGVTLQQSLVGVLLGLLVGALLGIITAKSQFTSRTLTPVLVASQTLPLVAIVPALVILLGEGWFARAVIAAMLAFFPVYVAVARSITDIPIDQRKLFESLGFSRGRTFLSLELPQVTLAAVATVRTATALAVTGSIVAELPSGTSDGIAATMLTAASYYLTDPEALWCSALVAMAGGVLLVFVLSALASIAARLALRTPPETRNVR
- a CDS encoding ABC transporter ATP-binding protein encodes the protein MSPFPTFEPTVDVSASGARATTDIAVPNAISLDAVTKYYGDTLILDSIDHVVEAGSFVSLIGPSGCGKSTLLRMIADLEPVSGGSVRIGARTPDECRRDHAMSMVFQSPNLVPWRSVRRNVELPLEAMGVSASRRAALADAELAKVGLDGYGDAHPRTLSGGMAQRAAIARALVTDPGIVLMDEPFGALDEILRERLNYELHDLWATTGKTIVFVTHSIAEAVALSTDIVVMGRNPGRIVSHLPVDLPRERGPHLAESERFFQITTEVRRLLALAAGPSGAST
- a CDS encoding ABC transporter permease, whose translation is MTAAAPVLRGPAGRSGRSGRGARRVSTVLGPIAVVVALLIAWQIWVEAAGIKPFVLPTPVAVWEAFAERPTFFLGLGLHTLYEAMAGLLVGGLVGAASAVLAFRVRALGRGAEVVAAALLALPMVALVPIANVFFGLTPASRIFVVSVAVYPIVLSFLLRGLRDTDRGLVEAFRSMAVSPLQTVRGLYLPSMLPACMSALRVAMPTAFSIAIVAEFFGGELNTLGTFIKSSAVQSRVADTWGAALVAFAFALVLYLVIAVVDRRVLRWHPSRSS
- a CDS encoding ABC transporter substrate-binding protein; amino-acid sequence: MSLLSPGSRASRSGRAKLAAAAVAAISALGLTACGSDSDTASDGSVEVVLGWVIQPEFASVYAADALGYYSDAGIDVTIRPGGPEVNAEQLVGAGSAQYGIDNGSNVFLSNDVGTDLVTLAQLEQETSLRLVSMAEDGLEGPETWEGQRIGVWSSANSLYASLAKHGIDQNTDVTLVEQGFDMSQFLNGEIDMASAYSYNEVGQILQAGVAPEDLTIYDYADDDTATVGLQLFGNGEYVAANPDEAAAFTAATIRGQVYCRDNPDECVQFVADAGASIDPEFMRWQMNEVNTSVWSTDVPIGTMDRDLYQQTADVLTETGVVENDPDLDAMMGTEIYDAAVAQLTDVDLTNAQFAPMENVAP